In Plutella xylostella chromosome 3, ilPluXylo3.1, whole genome shotgun sequence, the following proteins share a genomic window:
- the LOC105381202 gene encoding NFU1 iron-sulfur cluster scaffold homolog, mitochondrial, whose product MIRNTVKIIRNGVQCTRLCAAATYRVKDYKSFSGLSHNVGEFRVGKTNSSLINACPCRTMFIQTQDTPNPNSLKFLPGTSVLEPGQTMDFPNIQAAHCSPLAKMIFRIEGVKAVFFGADFVTVTKQEDDIDWKLLKPEIFATIMDFFASGLPVVTDAKPSGDTQINDDDDEIVQMIKELLDTRIRPTVQEDGGDCLFVDFKDGVLRLKMQGSCSSCPSSIVTLKNGVQNMMQFYIPEVLSVEQIDDEGDKLSEKVFKEFEAQILSKEEAKSKESSNPEK is encoded by the exons ATGATAAGAAATACAGTTAAAATCATTAGGAATGGAGTACAATGCACTCGTCTGTGCGCGGCTGCTACTTACAG GGTTAAGGATTATAAGAGTTTCAGTGGCCTATCACATAATGTAGGAGAGTTTAGAGTTGGCAAAACCAACAGCTCTTTAATAAATGCATGTCCGTGTCGGACAATGTTCATACAAACGCAGGATACGCCAAATCCTAACAGCTTGAAGTTTCTACCTGGGACCAGTGTACTGGAGCCGGGACAGACTATGGATTTCCCGAACATCCAAGCTGCCCACTGCAGCCCTCTTG caAAGATGATATTTCGCATTGAGGGTGTGAAGGCGGTATTCTTTGGTGCTGACTTTGTAACTGTCACTAAGCAAGAAGACGACATAGACTGGAAGTTGCTGAAGCCAGAGATCTTTGCCACTATTATGGACTTCTTTGCCAGTGGACTGCCGGTGGTGACTGATGCCAAGCCTTCTGGTGACACGC AGatcaatgatgatgatgatgaaattgtTCAGATGATCAAAGAGCTTCTCGACACTAGAATCAGGCCAACGGTGCAAGAAGATGGAGGTGATTGCCTGTTTGTGGACTTTAAAGATGGGGTGTTAAGGCTCAAAATGCAAGGGTCATGCTCATCATGTCCCAGCTCTATTGTAACTCTAAAGAATGGG GTGCAAAATATGATGCAATTTTACATCCCTGAAGTACTCTCAGTAGAGCAGATTGATGATGAAGGAGACAAACTAAGTGAAAAGGTTTTTAAGGAGTTTGAAGCTCAAATTTTATCCAAAGAGGAAGCTAAATCTAAGGAATCTAGTAATCCAGAGAAATAA
- the LOC105381192 gene encoding protein artemis codes for MCSNSRITSSFHGKIFEVAGISVDNFEEHNLQSRAFFLSHCHSDHTKGLFSSKLLRTLECNGIYIYMSELTAAIISDDCNGDASLMNKIVTLDYGTTVVTLPSYFGYEEQHLRVTLIKAGHCLGSVMFLFETNESTVLYTGDFNLRFTDVKQLVSLHDLNKKPIKIDTLYVDTTFIDYGHEYFPKRSEVMNELMAVIKEWLHKDNKNRIALSLSAKYGYEYVFAEIYNKLGMKVYVNEERWAFYRQHPNLAAGVTNDEHKSRLHVCRGSTHRSCSIKQTFGLNFLTIRFSAMIWSEYETETSGVQKISDDKVNVCFATHCSRSQIIDFVTYFNPKRVIGFPNKYESDSSPFKEKADVELNCIVTPRKRKIESPLFKKTSAVDKKVDKKVLKNLFDL; via the exons ATGTGTTCAAATTCAAGGATAACAAGTTCTTTTCatggtaaaatatttgaagtaGCTGGTATTTCAGTCGATAACTTTGAAGAACATAATTTACAATCGCGAGCATTCTTTCTAAGCCACTGCCACAGCGACCATACAAAAGGACTATTTAGTTCAAAACTTTTAAGAACTTTAGAGTGTAATGGCATCTACATTTACATGTCGGAGTTAACAGCTGCTATCATATCTGATGATTGTAACGGCGATGCATCtcttatgaataaaattgtaaccCTCGATTATG GTACGACTGTTGTAACTTTGCCCAGTTATTTTGGTTATGAAGAGCAGCACTTAAGAGTGACATTAATAAAAGCAGGACACTGTTTGGGATCAGtcatgtttttatttgaaaccaatgAAAGTACTGTTTTGTATACTGGGGATTTCAACCTACGCTTTACTGATGTGAAACAATTAGTTTCCTTGCATGACTTAAACAAGAAACCCATTAAAATTGATACCTTGTATGTTGATACAACATTTATTGATTACGGCCATGAATACTTCCCAAAAAGAAGTGAAGTTATGAATGAGCTTATGGCTGTTATTAAAGAATGGCTACATAAGGACAACAAAAATAGAATTGCATTAAGTTTGTCAGCTAAATATGGTTATGAATATGTTTTTGCtgaaatttacaataaattggGTATGAAAGTTTACGTCAATGAAGAGAGATGGGCCTTTTACAG GCAACATCCAAATCTGGCTGCCGGAGTCACAAATGATGAACACAAGTCAAGGCTACATGTATGCCGTGGCTCCACTCACAGATCCTGCAgtataaaacaaacatttggCTTAAATTTTTTGACTATTAGATTCTCTGCTATGATTTGGAGCGAGTATGAAACGGAGACTTCAGGTGTGCAAAAAATATCTGATGACAAAGTGAATGTCTGCTTTGCTACACACTGCAGTAGGTCTCAAATTATAGACTTTGTTACTTACTTTAACCCCAAAAGAGTTATAGGTTTCCCTAACAAATATGAAAGTGATAGCAGTCCTTTTAAAGAAAAAGCAGATGTTGAACTAAATTGTATTGTTACACCTCGAAAAAGAAAGATAGAATCaccattatttaaaaaaacttctgCTGTTGATAAAAAGGTTGACAAAAAAGTACTCAAGAATCTTTTTGACTTatga